A genomic region of Tsukamurella pulmonis contains the following coding sequences:
- a CDS encoding MmpS family transport accessory protein produces MGRTDGRAGFGRVSRRLRDGGWIALVVVLVMSVSGLYVGRLRLSEIPDRAIGHAPPAPEAGLPRDRSIEYTVAGPAGTTARVSYLGAAGRAQDEQVVLPWRKVVTSREFTVSAGVLAQVSGSGSVSCTVRVNGVQRATERGTGPAGTAAVNCAVPVA; encoded by the coding sequence ATGGGACGCACAGACGGTCGTGCCGGCTTCGGGCGCGTCTCGCGCCGGTTGCGCGACGGTGGGTGGATCGCCCTCGTGGTGGTGCTGGTGATGAGCGTGTCAGGTCTGTACGTCGGCCGACTACGGCTCAGTGAGATCCCCGATCGGGCGATCGGTCATGCGCCGCCTGCTCCTGAAGCCGGCCTCCCGCGGGACAGATCGATCGAGTACACGGTCGCGGGACCCGCCGGAACCACGGCGCGGGTGTCCTATCTCGGTGCGGCGGGCCGCGCCCAGGACGAGCAAGTCGTACTGCCGTGGCGAAAGGTCGTCACGTCGAGGGAGTTCACCGTGTCCGCGGGCGTCCTCGCCCAGGTCTCGGGATCCGGTTCGGTGTCCTGCACGGTCCGGGTCAACGGCGTGCAGCGGGCGACCGAACGTGGAACCGGGCCGGCGGGAACAGCGGCCGTCAATTGCGCCGTGCCGGTCGCGTAG
- a CDS encoding DUF6891 domain-containing protein translates to MIAPSNPNAVPDDAALPPLGLGAEDAEALRTEIWSLLVVGRDDPEEFAEYAAEEYDLSPEQLIAAFRGLREARIRQQAGFGGLRSRTTAAFAELAEHGILARGDFTCCGTCAAAEIGDERDESRHWSGYVYFHSQDTEGLIETGSTYIGYGAFPPADFDEVAYADLSDAEKRAGYAADVTRMLDEVVFPVLRRHGIEPEWNRDLGTRVLLANADWYVPIGPGA, encoded by the coding sequence ATGATCGCACCGTCGAATCCCAACGCCGTGCCCGACGACGCGGCGCTGCCCCCGCTCGGGCTGGGCGCCGAGGACGCGGAGGCGCTGCGGACGGAGATCTGGTCGCTGCTCGTCGTCGGGCGGGACGACCCCGAGGAGTTCGCCGAGTACGCGGCGGAGGAGTACGACCTCTCGCCGGAGCAGCTGATCGCGGCCTTCCGAGGCCTGCGCGAGGCCCGCATCCGGCAGCAGGCCGGGTTCGGTGGATTGCGCTCGCGCACCACCGCCGCCTTCGCGGAGCTGGCGGAGCACGGGATCCTCGCGCGCGGCGACTTCACCTGCTGCGGCACCTGCGCGGCGGCGGAGATCGGCGACGAGCGGGACGAGAGCCGGCACTGGTCCGGGTACGTCTACTTCCACAGCCAGGACACCGAGGGACTGATCGAGACCGGCAGCACCTACATCGGCTACGGCGCATTCCCGCCCGCGGACTTCGACGAGGTCGCGTACGCGGACCTCAGCGACGCCGAGAAGCGGGCCGGATACGCGGCGGACGTCACCCGCATGCTCGACGAGGTGGTCTTCCCCGTCCTGCGGCGGCACGGCATCGAACCCGAGTGGAACCGCGACCTGGGCACGCGAGTGCTGCTGGCCAACGCCGACTGGTACGTCCCGATCGGCCCGGGCGCCTAG
- the yaaA gene encoding peroxide stress protein YaaA — protein MLILLPPSETKAGGGKGAPLDLAALTFPSLTPTRQRLLDALVTLSQDDGAARAALGLSEGQTDELERNRALRTAATRPAIEQYTGVLYDALDVRGLTRAQRAKADARLAVGSALFGVVGAVDAIPAYRLSSGSKLPGLGTLAAQWKPDLADALADADRGLVVDLRSGGYAALGKVPDAVTATVVTEKSDGSRSVVSHFNKHHKGLLARALVISRAEPGDAKAVVKVAEKAGLRAELSSPTEVTIVTAG, from the coding sequence GTGTTGATCCTGCTTCCCCCGTCCGAAACCAAGGCCGGTGGCGGGAAGGGCGCGCCGCTCGACCTCGCCGCGCTGACCTTCCCGTCGCTCACCCCGACCCGCCAGCGCCTCCTCGACGCGCTCGTCACGCTGTCGCAGGACGACGGTGCAGCCCGCGCCGCGCTGGGCCTGTCCGAGGGGCAGACCGACGAGCTCGAGCGCAACCGGGCGCTGCGCACCGCCGCCACGCGACCCGCGATCGAGCAGTACACGGGCGTGCTCTACGACGCCCTCGACGTGCGCGGACTGACCCGGGCGCAGCGCGCGAAGGCGGACGCGCGGCTGGCCGTCGGCTCGGCACTGTTCGGGGTCGTCGGGGCGGTCGACGCGATCCCCGCCTACCGGCTCTCGTCGGGCTCGAAGCTGCCCGGGCTGGGAACCCTGGCGGCGCAGTGGAAGCCGGACCTCGCCGACGCGCTCGCCGATGCCGACCGAGGCCTGGTGGTGGACCTGCGCTCCGGCGGCTACGCGGCGCTCGGGAAGGTGCCGGACGCGGTCACCGCGACCGTCGTGACGGAGAAGTCCGACGGCTCGCGTTCGGTGGTCTCGCACTTCAACAAGCACCACAAGGGCCTGCTGGCCCGGGCGCTGGTGATCAGTCGCGCCGAGCCCGGTGACGCGAAGGCCGTCGTCAAGGTCGCCGAGAAGGCGGGCCTGCGCGCGGAACTGTCGTCGCCGACCGAGGTTACGATCGTCACCGCCGGGTGA
- a CDS encoding MFS transporter, translating into MTSTMAPSSPAQTYRVKGSAVGIPILVLCGMIFLSVLDGTVVFVAMPEIQDALGLSDATKVWVFGAYALTFGGFLLLGGRLGDTFGRKKMFLLGVIGFTIASALAGFATNEMWLLAARVGQGFFAAIAGPTALALIATTFAPGKARNQAFAVFGAMAGLGSIAGLVAGGLLATIDWRLIFWINVPVGIACAIGGYLTLDEAMAERRHALDVKGAALAVAGCVTGVYALTAGPEAHWQSTSVYVAAVISVICLALFLWVERTAKNPILPFSLFNNRNRVAAMLAILVCGALIPTLGFYVALTFQLVLGYTPFQSGLALLPFAVGFGISVAISASLVRRFQARWLVAFGGLIVFLPCLYVPTLMAKAPATIDYFPQIALPVFFIGIGVGLAVVPLPLGAVAGVRPSEIGPLTALIEVAQNLGGIIGLASVQVVVTSRIMAEGGPTTGHLRHDNLSGDQIHALASGYGLAFIACAAILILAGLVVVPFMRFTPEEIAEGQAAKESSESGGAIPSTSFPAQAFEDEDDVDDDWEPLEGDVTSGSFAAIRREDYDRAYNEQPGDPEPVYFTDRFRAIKRADVENAAAAQGRPAPAQPQPPTAQVPVARPGQAPGVRPGQRPAPPVPPRGQPHPSDPLHRPAPSAPQQAYSHPSDPLPRLGGRPGEGLAGVARPSGPIQRESVDLPRPPVPPAPRAAVPDYRPPRPAPQQYRADPRPPRPSGPVPRPSAPTAGAPEQRVPQYQGAPAPRTGRHAAPEPDGIHHAESTPQAERVSRARRHRRED; encoded by the coding sequence ATGACTTCAACGATGGCGCCCAGCAGCCCGGCGCAGACCTACCGCGTCAAGGGCAGTGCAGTCGGCATCCCGATCCTCGTGCTCTGCGGCATGATCTTCCTCTCGGTGCTCGACGGCACCGTGGTCTTCGTCGCCATGCCGGAGATCCAGGACGCGCTCGGCCTGTCGGATGCCACCAAGGTGTGGGTGTTCGGCGCGTACGCGCTCACGTTCGGTGGATTCCTGCTGCTGGGCGGCAGGCTGGGCGACACCTTCGGGCGCAAGAAGATGTTCCTGCTCGGGGTCATCGGCTTCACGATCGCCTCGGCGCTGGCGGGGTTCGCGACCAACGAGATGTGGCTGCTCGCGGCCCGCGTGGGCCAGGGCTTCTTCGCCGCCATCGCCGGGCCCACGGCGCTGGCGCTCATCGCGACCACGTTCGCGCCGGGTAAGGCGCGCAACCAGGCCTTCGCCGTGTTCGGCGCCATGGCGGGCCTCGGCTCCATCGCCGGGCTCGTGGCCGGCGGCCTGCTCGCCACCATCGACTGGCGCCTGATCTTCTGGATCAACGTGCCCGTCGGTATCGCGTGCGCCATCGGCGGTTACCTCACGCTCGACGAGGCCATGGCCGAGCGGCGCCACGCCCTCGACGTGAAGGGGGCCGCGCTCGCCGTCGCCGGCTGTGTGACGGGCGTGTACGCCCTCACCGCCGGGCCCGAGGCGCACTGGCAGAGCACGTCGGTCTACGTGGCCGCGGTGATCAGTGTGATCTGCCTGGCCCTGTTCCTCTGGGTCGAGCGGACCGCGAAGAACCCGATCCTGCCGTTCTCCCTGTTCAACAACCGCAACCGGGTCGCGGCCATGCTCGCGATCCTGGTCTGCGGCGCGCTGATCCCGACGCTCGGTTTCTACGTCGCGCTGACCTTCCAGCTGGTGCTCGGCTACACGCCGTTCCAGTCCGGGCTCGCACTGCTGCCCTTCGCCGTCGGCTTCGGCATCTCCGTGGCGATCAGCGCCTCCCTGGTGCGGCGCTTCCAGGCGCGCTGGCTCGTCGCCTTCGGCGGGCTCATCGTCTTCCTGCCCTGCCTCTACGTGCCCACGCTCATGGCCAAGGCGCCCGCCACCATCGACTACTTCCCGCAGATCGCCCTGCCGGTGTTCTTCATCGGCATCGGCGTGGGCCTGGCCGTCGTGCCGCTGCCGCTCGGCGCCGTCGCCGGCGTGCGCCCGTCGGAGATCGGTCCGCTGACCGCGCTGATCGAGGTCGCGCAGAACCTCGGCGGCATCATCGGTCTCGCATCGGTGCAGGTCGTAGTGACCTCGCGGATCATGGCCGAGGGCGGCCCCACGACCGGCCACCTGCGCCACGACAACCTCTCGGGCGACCAGATCCACGCGCTCGCCTCGGGCTACGGCCTCGCGTTCATCGCGTGCGCCGCGATCCTCATCCTCGCCGGCCTCGTGGTGGTGCCCTTCATGCGCTTCACCCCCGAGGAGATCGCCGAGGGGCAGGCCGCCAAGGAATCCAGCGAATCCGGTGGCGCCATTCCGTCCACCTCCTTCCCGGCGCAGGCCTTCGAGGACGAGGACGACGTCGACGACGATTGGGAGCCGCTGGAGGGCGACGTCACCTCCGGTTCGTTCGCCGCGATCCGCCGCGAGGACTACGACCGCGCCTACAACGAACAGCCCGGTGATCCGGAGCCCGTGTACTTCACCGACCGGTTCCGCGCCATCAAGCGCGCCGACGTCGAGAACGCGGCCGCGGCCCAGGGCCGGCCCGCCCCCGCCCAGCCGCAGCCGCCGACGGCGCAGGTCCCCGTCGCCCGGCCGGGGCAGGCCCCCGGGGTACGGCCCGGGCAGCGCCCCGCGCCGCCGGTGCCGCCGCGCGGGCAGCCGCACCCGAGCGATCCGCTGCACCGACCGGCACCGTCGGCGCCGCAGCAGGCCTACTCGCATCCCAGCGATCCGCTGCCCCGCCTGGGCGGCCGCCCGGGAGAGGGCCTGGCCGGCGTCGCGCGCCCGTCGGGCCCGATCCAGCGCGAGAGCGTCGACCTGCCGCGTCCCCCGGTGCCGCCGGCGCCGCGCGCGGCCGTGCCGGACTACCGTCCGCCGCGCCCCGCGCCGCAGCAGTACCGCGCCGACCCGCGGCCGCCGCGCCCGAGCGGCCCCGTCCCGCGGCCGAGCGCACCGACGGCCGGTGCGCCGGAGCAGCGCGTCCCGCAGTACCAGGGCGCCCCGGCGCCGCGCACCGGTCGGCACGCCGCGCCGGAGCCCGACGGCATCCACCACGCGGAGTCGACCCCGCAGGCCGAGCGGGTCAGCCGCGCGCGCCGGCACCGCCGGGAGGACTGA
- a CDS encoding DUF4190 domain-containing protein, protein MTSSDPQQPGDGTDDPTVIRPAEPTPSAPDLTKRDGGTASAGDQNVGDPDAATTVHNTAQPNPYAAPYTPPADPYAAPADPYAQQNPYAAPADPYANPYAAPPQYPGQQFGGEQPQYGQQPYGQDPYGQQGFGQQQPFGQQGYGQQGFPAYPGQAGGYPGYPGYPAQQQSGTNGLAIAALVTGVLAFPLACIPFLGYVTPFLAIAAIVLGIIGMKQAKQTGQQGRGMAIAGIVLGSVYLVLLVIGLIFGIAYVATDGFGSGTDFLLSLLR, encoded by the coding sequence ATGACGTCCAGCGATCCGCAGCAGCCCGGCGACGGGACCGACGACCCGACCGTGATCCGCCCGGCCGAGCCGACCCCGTCCGCCCCCGACCTGACCAAGCGGGACGGCGGGACGGCGAGCGCAGGCGATCAGAACGTCGGCGACCCGGACGCGGCGACCACCGTGCACAACACGGCGCAGCCGAATCCGTACGCCGCGCCGTACACCCCGCCCGCCGATCCGTACGCGGCACCGGCGGATCCGTACGCGCAGCAGAACCCCTACGCGGCCCCGGCCGACCCGTACGCGAACCCGTACGCCGCGCCACCGCAGTACCCGGGACAGCAGTTCGGCGGCGAGCAGCCGCAGTACGGGCAGCAGCCGTACGGTCAGGATCCCTACGGCCAGCAGGGTTTCGGGCAGCAGCAGCCGTTCGGTCAGCAGGGCTACGGCCAGCAGGGCTTCCCCGCGTACCCGGGCCAGGCCGGCGGCTACCCGGGCTACCCCGGATACCCGGCCCAGCAGCAGTCCGGGACCAACGGCCTCGCGATCGCCGCGCTCGTGACGGGCGTCCTCGCCTTCCCGCTCGCGTGCATCCCGTTCCTCGGGTACGTCACTCCGTTCCTCGCGATCGCCGCGATCGTGCTCGGCATCATCGGGATGAAGCAGGCCAAACAGACCGGACAGCAGGGACGCGGCATGGCCATCGCGGGCATCGTCCTCGGAAGTGTCTACCTGGTCCTGCTCGTGATCGGCCTGATCTTCGGCATCGCGTACGTGGCGACCGACGGTTTCGGTAGCGGCACCGACTTCCTGCTCTCGCTGCTGCGCTAG
- a CDS encoding proline--tRNA ligase, giving the protein MITRFSQLFLRTLRDDPADAEVPSHKLLVRAGYVRRIAPGVYSWLPLGLRVLRNIEQVVREEMNAIGGQEILLPALLPREPYETTNRWTEYGDALFRLKDRKGADMMLGPTHEEIFALTVKGEYNSYKDLPVILYQIQTKYRDEERPRAGILRGREFVMKDSYSFDTSDEGLSEAYAKHRAAYQRIFARLDVEHVIVSATSGAMGGSASEEFLAVSEVGEDTYVHSTESDYAANVEAVITPAPPAIPLAGLPAAQVHDTPDAPTIETLVAWANEGADGASVLGREVTAGDTLKNVMVKTRAPGGDWELLGVGVPGDREVDFKRLEASLEPTEVALLEAEDFAKHPFLVKGYIGPKALLENKVRYLVDPRVVDGTAWITGADAPGKHVVNLTAGRDFTPDGTIEAAEVRDGDASPDGKGVLQSARGIEIGHIFQLGRKYTDAFEIDVLGENGKPVRLTQGSYGVGVSRLVAVVAEQQHDDKGLRWPKGIAPFDVHVVIANKDEGAWSGAEEIAAALDAQGLQVLLDDRKASPGIKFKDSELIGVPTVVVVGRGWADGVVELRDRLSGESREIPVADAATEIAAAAK; this is encoded by the coding sequence GTGATCACCCGATTCTCCCAGCTGTTCCTGCGCACGCTCCGCGACGACCCGGCGGATGCCGAGGTGCCCAGCCACAAGCTGCTCGTCCGTGCCGGCTACGTGCGCCGCATCGCACCCGGCGTCTACTCCTGGCTGCCGCTGGGCCTGCGGGTGCTGCGCAACATCGAGCAGGTCGTCCGCGAGGAGATGAACGCGATCGGCGGCCAGGAGATTCTGCTGCCCGCGCTGCTGCCGCGCGAGCCCTACGAGACCACCAACCGGTGGACCGAGTACGGCGACGCGCTGTTCCGGCTCAAGGACCGCAAGGGCGCCGACATGATGCTCGGCCCCACCCACGAGGAGATCTTCGCCCTCACCGTGAAGGGCGAGTACAACTCGTACAAGGACCTGCCGGTCATCCTGTACCAGATCCAGACCAAGTACCGCGACGAGGAGCGCCCCCGCGCGGGCATCCTGCGCGGTCGCGAGTTCGTCATGAAGGACAGCTACAGCTTCGACACCTCCGACGAGGGCCTGTCCGAGGCGTACGCCAAGCACCGCGCCGCCTACCAGCGGATCTTCGCGCGCCTCGACGTCGAGCACGTGATCGTCTCCGCGACGTCGGGCGCCATGGGCGGCAGCGCCTCCGAGGAGTTCCTCGCGGTGAGCGAGGTCGGCGAGGACACCTACGTGCACTCGACGGAGTCCGACTACGCGGCCAACGTCGAGGCCGTGATCACCCCCGCGCCCCCGGCGATCCCGCTCGCCGGGCTGCCCGCCGCGCAGGTCCACGACACCCCGGACGCGCCCACCATCGAGACCCTCGTCGCGTGGGCCAACGAGGGCGCCGACGGTGCCTCCGTGCTCGGCCGCGAGGTCACGGCGGGGGACACCCTCAAGAACGTCATGGTCAAGACCCGCGCTCCGGGCGGCGACTGGGAGCTGCTCGGCGTCGGCGTCCCCGGCGACCGCGAGGTGGACTTCAAGCGCCTCGAGGCGTCGCTGGAGCCCACCGAGGTCGCGCTGCTCGAGGCCGAGGACTTCGCGAAGCACCCGTTCCTGGTCAAGGGGTACATCGGGCCGAAGGCGCTGCTGGAGAACAAGGTCCGCTACCTCGTCGACCCGCGCGTCGTCGATGGCACCGCCTGGATCACCGGCGCGGACGCACCCGGCAAGCACGTCGTGAACCTCACCGCCGGCCGCGATTTCACCCCCGACGGCACGATCGAGGCCGCCGAGGTCCGCGACGGCGACGCCTCGCCCGACGGCAAGGGCGTGCTGCAGTCCGCGCGCGGCATCGAGATCGGTCACATCTTCCAGCTGGGCCGCAAGTACACGGATGCCTTCGAGATCGACGTGCTCGGCGAGAACGGCAAGCCCGTGCGCCTGACGCAGGGCTCCTACGGCGTCGGCGTCTCGCGCCTCGTCGCCGTCGTCGCCGAGCAGCAGCACGACGACAAGGGCCTGCGCTGGCCCAAGGGCATCGCCCCGTTCGACGTGCACGTCGTCATCGCCAACAAGGACGAGGGCGCCTGGAGCGGCGCCGAGGAGATCGCCGCCGCGCTCGACGCACAGGGCCTGCAGGTGCTGCTCGACGATCGCAAGGCCTCGCCCGGCATCAAGTTCAAGGATTCCGAGCTGATCGGCGTGCCGACCGTCGTGGTGGTGGGCCGGGGCTGGGCCGATGGTGTCGTCGAGCTCCGGGACCGCCTGAGCGGCGAGTCCCGCGAGATCCCCGTCGCCGACGCCGCGACGGAGATCGCCGCCGCCGCGAAGTAG
- a CDS encoding ferritin-like domain-containing protein, producing the protein MTPAQEAVAAAVKSEHAAVYLYGLVEAYAAPTRRSEIATYAADHRAQRDALIRVLSAAGVEVPAAAPAYTPPETVTDPVSAAKVAAAAEDDVAAAHRNVLAHADGDGIRHLGVTGLGGAAVRGARWRVALGDSPVTTPFPGIRT; encoded by the coding sequence ATGACCCCCGCGCAGGAGGCGGTCGCAGCCGCCGTGAAGTCCGAGCACGCCGCCGTGTACCTCTACGGCCTGGTGGAGGCGTACGCCGCCCCCACCCGCCGCAGTGAGATCGCGACCTACGCCGCCGACCACCGCGCGCAGCGCGACGCCCTGATCCGGGTGCTCAGCGCCGCCGGCGTCGAGGTGCCCGCCGCGGCGCCCGCCTACACGCCGCCGGAGACCGTCACCGATCCCGTGAGCGCGGCCAAGGTCGCGGCCGCGGCGGAGGACGACGTCGCCGCGGCGCACCGCAACGTGCTCGCGCACGCCGACGGTGACGGCATCCGGCACCTCGGCGTCACGGGCCTCGGCGGCGCGGCCGTGCGCGGCGCCCGCTGGCGCGTCGCTCTCGGCGACTCCCCCGTGACCACGCCGTTCCCCGGTATCCGCACCTGA
- a CDS encoding MFS transporter, producing MTSTMAPGAPAQTYRVKGSALGLAIVVLSGMMFLAVLDGTVVFVALPRIQDAMHLSDAAKIWVFGAYAVTFGGFMLLGGRLGDTFGRKRMFILGVAGFTLASLLTGFATNEAWLLIARAGQGLFAAIACPTALALIATTFAPGKARNQAFAIFGAMAGLGSVSGLVAGGLLATWDWRFVFWINVPVGIVCIIGAVIALEESTAERRHALDIKGAFLAVAGCVAGVYTLTMGPEVHWQGAGVYISAAIAVVCLATFLVVERTAKNPILPFSLFHNRNRVAAMVAILVCGALIPTLGFYVALTFQQVLGYTPLQSGLALIPFAVGMGIAAPISSKLALRVQARWLVALGGAIVFLPCIYVPTLMTRDPATVTYFPYIGPAVFFIGLGVGFAMIPLPICALAGVRPSETGPMSALVEVCQNIGGIVGLATVQVIVTSRIMAEGGPTKGEITHDMLDDAQRSALASGYGLAFIACAVILILAGLVVIPFMRFTPEEVAEGQAAQESSKSGGTIPSTSFPAQALDHEDDVDDDWEPLEGDVTSGSFPAVRRGDFDRAYNEQPGDPEPVYFTDRFRAIKRPQAAPPAPPAPRAPAAPSAPAAPAPQQAYSHPSDPITRPGDDLAGLARPSGPIQRDVVEPQQPARPQPQRPAADPQYRPGPGPSARQQRPSAPIQRPSAPIPRPSGPMQRPSGPVQRPSAPIQRPSGAMGRPDQAPRPSGPVQRPSAPMQRPSGPIQRPASPPQRPTASEPPTRAPRTGGRHALPESDGMHRPDPSPQADRVRRARRHRTDED from the coding sequence ATGACCTCAACGATGGCCCCCGGGGCCCCGGCGCAGACCTACCGCGTCAAGGGCAGCGCTCTCGGACTCGCCATCGTCGTGCTGTCCGGGATGATGTTCCTCGCCGTGCTCGACGGCACGGTCGTCTTCGTGGCCCTGCCGCGGATCCAGGACGCCATGCACCTGTCCGACGCCGCGAAGATCTGGGTGTTCGGCGCGTACGCGGTGACCTTCGGCGGCTTCATGCTGCTGGGCGGCAGACTGGGCGACACCTTCGGGCGCAAACGGATGTTCATCCTCGGCGTCGCGGGATTCACCCTCGCGTCGCTGCTCACCGGCTTCGCCACCAACGAGGCCTGGCTGCTGATCGCCCGCGCCGGGCAGGGGCTCTTCGCCGCCATCGCCTGTCCCACAGCGCTGGCGCTGATCGCGACCACGTTCGCGCCGGGCAAGGCCCGCAACCAGGCATTCGCGATCTTCGGGGCGATGGCCGGCCTCGGCTCGGTCTCCGGACTCGTCGCCGGCGGCCTGCTCGCCACCTGGGACTGGCGTTTCGTCTTCTGGATCAACGTCCCGGTGGGCATCGTGTGCATCATCGGCGCAGTCATCGCGCTCGAGGAGTCCACGGCCGAGCGGCGGCACGCGCTCGACATCAAGGGCGCCTTCCTCGCCGTCGCGGGCTGCGTCGCCGGCGTCTACACCCTGACCATGGGCCCGGAAGTGCACTGGCAGGGCGCCGGTGTCTACATCTCCGCCGCGATCGCCGTCGTGTGCCTGGCGACGTTCCTCGTCGTCGAGCGCACCGCGAAGAACCCGATCCTGCCCTTCTCGCTCTTCCACAACCGCAACCGCGTCGCGGCCATGGTGGCGATCCTGGTCTGCGGCGCCCTCATCCCCACCCTCGGCTTCTACGTCGCGCTCACCTTCCAGCAGGTGCTCGGGTACACGCCGCTGCAGTCCGGCCTCGCGCTCATCCCGTTCGCCGTGGGCATGGGCATCGCCGCGCCGATCTCCTCCAAGCTCGCGCTGCGGGTCCAGGCGCGCTGGCTGGTGGCGCTCGGCGGCGCCATCGTCTTCCTCCCGTGCATCTACGTCCCGACGCTGATGACCCGGGACCCGGCCACCGTCACCTACTTCCCGTACATCGGTCCGGCGGTCTTCTTCATCGGCCTGGGCGTGGGCTTCGCGATGATCCCGCTGCCCATCTGCGCCCTGGCCGGGGTGCGTCCGTCGGAGACCGGCCCCATGTCGGCGCTGGTCGAGGTGTGCCAGAACATCGGCGGCATCGTCGGGCTCGCCACCGTCCAGGTGATCGTGACCTCGCGGATCATGGCCGAGGGCGGACCGACCAAGGGCGAGATCACGCACGACATGCTCGACGACGCGCAGCGCAGCGCGCTCGCCTCGGGCTACGGCCTCGCCTTCATCGCGTGCGCCGTGATCCTGATCCTCGCGGGCCTCGTCGTGATCCCGTTCATGCGGTTCACCCCGGAGGAGGTCGCCGAGGGACAGGCGGCGCAGGAGTCGAGCAAGTCCGGCGGCACCATCCCGTCGACCTCCTTCCCGGCGCAGGCGCTCGATCACGAGGACGACGTCGACGACGATTGGGAGCCGCTCGAGGGCGACGTCACCTCCGGTTCCTTCCCTGCGGTGCGCCGCGGCGACTTCGACCGCGCCTACAACGAGCAGCCGGGCGATCCGGAGCCCGTGTACTTCACCGACCGGTTCCGCGCCATCAAGCGCCCGCAGGCCGCGCCGCCCGCCCCGCCGGCGCCGCGTGCTCCCGCCGCACCGAGCGCTCCCGCCGCCCCGGCGCCGCAACAGGCCTACTCGCATCCGAGTGATCCGATCACCCGCCCCGGTGACGACCTCGCCGGTCTCGCGCGCCCGTCCGGTCCGATCCAGCGCGACGTCGTCGAGCCGCAGCAACCCGCGCGACCGCAGCCGCAGCGCCCGGCGGCGGACCCGCAGTACCGGCCCGGCCCGGGCCCGTCGGCGCGCCAGCAGCGCCCGAGCGCGCCGATCCAGCGCCCGAGCGCGCCGATCCCGCGCCCGAGCGGGCCGATGCAGCGCCCGAGCGGGCCGGTGCAGCGTCCGAGCGCGCCGATCCAGCGTCCGAGCGGTGCGATGGGGCGCCCCGATCAGGCACCGCGCCCCAGCGGCCCGGTGCAGCGCCCGAGCGCGCCGATGCAGCGCCCGAGCGGCCCGATCCAGCGCCCAGCCTCCCCGCCGCAGCGCCCGACGGCGTCCGAGCCCCCGACGCGGGCGCCCCGGACCGGTGGCCGGCACGCGCTGCCCGAGTCCGACGGCATGCACCGTCCCGATCCCTCGCCCCAGGCCGATCGGGTGCGCCGGGCGCGTCGGCACCGCACCGACGAGGACTAG